The genomic interval GGGGGATTTTGCCCCCATGTCGTCCGCTGACGGCCTCGCTGAAACCGGCATGCAGCCGCTTGGCCCCGAAGAGCAGCGGCAAGGCGCGGTAGAGGAAAGCGGCCCCAAGGCCTTTTTGCGTGAACTGTTGCTGGGCGGTGATCACGCCCAGAAGCCCGACAAGGGGTTTCGTCAGTCCGTGGCGGAAACCATTGAGCGCCTGCGCGGCGGCGGCGCACCAAAGCAGCCCGGCCAGCCCCAGTCCAATCCCGGTCTTTTTGCGGCCATGGACGCACCGCTCAATGGCCTGACGCCTGACGACATCCAGTTTGCCAGCGAGGTGGATGCGGCTCTGGCGCGTCGTCCGCGCTTCGGGGTGCGGGCGCTTTCCATAAGTGTTGCCGCCATGTTTTTGTGTCTGATTATCTGGGCGGCTTTTGCCAGCGTGGATGAAGTCACCCACGCCGAAGGCACGGTTGTGGGATCACAGCGCACCCAGACCATCCAGAACCTTGAGGGCGGCATCCTGCGCGCCGTCCTGGTTCATGAAGGTCAGATTGTGGACAAAGGGGCCATTCTTGCCCAACTGGACAATGAAATGGCCGAGAGCGCCTACAGGGACGCCGTGACCAAGGCTATGGAAAACAGCCTCGCCATCCTGCGTCTTGAGGCCGAAATCAAGGGCGAGCCTCCGGTATTTCCCGAGCACCTTGAAGCCTGGGCCAGCAAACTTATTGGCCGCAAGGTGGATGAAAATACCCTGATCCGCGCGCGCCAGATCATTCATGATCAGGAAAACGCCTATCAGGCCCGGCGTGTGCAGCTCAATGCCGAAATCGAAGTGCTGGAGTCTCAGTACACGCAGCGCATGCACGATGTAGAAGAACAGACCGCGCGCAAGGTGCAGCTTGACCGCAGCCTTGCCCTGTCCATCGAGCAGCGCGACACGGCCTATGCCCTTGTGCAGCGCAACAACTTTTCCAAGCTCGAATATCTTGGCATGCAACAAAGAGTTGTGGAGATTCAGGGGCAGATCGACGGCCTGGCGGCCACCATCCCCAAGGCGCAGTCCGCGGCGGAAGAATCGCGGCAGCGCATCACCTCACGCCGCGCGGAACAGGCCTCGGCCATTACGGACGAAATCAACAAGAGAAGGCAGGAGTTGAACTCCCTGCGTGAAAGCCTTTCGGCCGGGCGCGACCGCGTCACCCGGACAGAGCTTCGCACGCCCGTGCGCGGCACGGTGAAGCAGATTTACATTTCCACTGTGGGCGGCGTGGTAAAGCCCGGCGAACCCATCATGGACATTGTGCCCCTGGACGACACCCTGCTGGTGGAAGCCAAGGTCAAGCCGCAGGACGTGGCCTTTCTGCGTCCCGGTCAGGACGTCATGGTCAAGGTTTCTGCCTATGATTTTTCCATTTACGGCGGCCTTGAGGGCAAGCTTGAATCCATAAGCGCCGACACCATTGAAGACAAGAAGAGCGAGCATTTTTATCTGGTCAAGGTACGCACCCAGAAGAATGCCATTACCTATCACAAGGAACTTCTGCCAATCATCCCCGGCATGGTCGTGACAACGGACATCCTTATAGGAAAAAAGACCGTTCTGGATTACTTGCTCAAGCCCATTCTCAAGGCCAAACAGAACGCTATGCGTGAACGTTGATCCGCCGCGAAAGGAACGACATATGGCACAACAGGATTCCTCAAACAAAAAATCGCGCAACCGTACAGCGGCAGTCATCATGCTGGCGTTCTTCGCGGTCATGGCGGTAGTTGTCGTGATAGGGGCCAACTGGTACCTGCAGAATTCCCGTGCCCGCATGCTGCGGGAGGTGGGGCAGAATCTGCATGTGCAGACCAACAACAAGGTGGCCTTGCTGACGGTGTGGTCAGGAGCTCTCATCGAGCAGGTGGAAGTATTTGTGGAGCTGGATCTTCTGCGCCTTTTTACCGCAGAGGTCGACAGTTCCCGCCTGCCTGCCGAGGTCTTGCTGCGTGAAGCGCAGAAAGAGGGCAAGGGGCTGTCAATGTCTGATCCTTTTGCCGATGCGGAAAGTGCGGAAGCACAAGAAGACGCGGTAAGGGCAGCAGAAGCGATCTCAACAAGCGATCCCCTGAGCGGTCTTGCCCCGCGCCTGCCCATGATGGTTCGGCAGCTTAAAGATTTTATTGATAAAAATTCATTCTGGGCTGCGTATCTGGTCAATGCCGACCTGGAAATCTATATGTCCCCGGGCACGCCGCCGGTATTGACCGAGGCGCAGCGCGCTTTTTTGGAAAAAGCCTTCAAGACCGGGCAGCCCGTCTTCATGCCTGTGCGGCGTCAGAACGGCGAACTGGTCATGGACATGGCCTTTCCCATCAAGGCTCCACTCTATGTGGATTCATCGGGCGACAAGGTCGTTTCCGTTCTGCTGGCCTCATACAACGTGCTGCCTGTGGTCAAGGCCGTCACGCGGCATAGCGGCGGCAAGGAATACAGCGCCGCCATTTTGCAGAATTTTGGCGAACAGCTGCAGCGCATTGATCCCACGGTGCGCGAGGGCTTTGTAGATCTGCCCGGCTGGAAGCTGGAAGCTGGCCGCCTGCCTCTGGAAATGCGTAACGAGCCCGGCCCCGGCGGCACTGAAAATGAAGTCAACTACACCCAGGCGCTGCCCGTGCCGCGCCTGCCCTGGCTGGTGGAGCAGGGCGTCGAGGCTGCCCGTATTGATGCGGATTACCGCTCGCTGCGCAGGAACGTCATCATGGGCGCGGGCCTGATCATCGCGCTGGTCGGCATCATGATGGCCGCTTCGTGGTGGTGGCTTGTGGGCCGCAGGGAGCGCGCCGTGTCCGATCAGTTGCGGCGGCTGTATACTGTGGTCAACCAGCAAAAGCAGATTATGGACGGGGTGAATTCAGCCCTGTCGTCGGGCATTGTGCTCAATGACCTCAACGGCGTTATTTTTTACGCCAACCAGAGTTTTGCCCGCATGGCGGGCAAGGATATAAATGCCCTGCGCGGGCACCCCCACACCGACCTTGGGCCGGATATGGCCCGCAGCCTTGTTACCCACACGCTGGCCGTACATCAGTCCGGGCATCTTTCCAGCTTTACCGAAACCCTGATGGTCGATGGCTACCAGCGCTATTTCTTCACTTCCTGCACGCCCTTCAGGGACGAGGCAGGGCGTATGACGGGCGTTGTGTCTGTGTACAGCGACGTGACCGACCTTGCCATGGCGCAGCAAAAAGCGCAGCGCATGGTCAACCAGACCGTCAATGCCTTTGTGCGCGCCATCGAAACCGTAGACAGCTATTTGCGCGGCCATTCCGCCCTCACTGCCCAACTGGCGGTTACCCTGGCGTACTGCCTTGGCAAGACGGATCCTGTGACGCTGGCAACCCTGCGCACCGCAGCCAACCTTTCGCAAATAGGCATGATACAGCTGCCCAAGGAACTGTTCACCAAGTCGGGGATGCTCACGCCCGAAGAAAGGGCGCTTTTGCAAAATCATGTGGAGTACGCCAAGCACGCCCTTGAGGGCATTGATTTTGGCCTGCCTGTCATGGAAGCCATTGTGCAAATGTATGAAAGAATGGATGGCTCAGGGTATCCCGAAGGGCTCAGCGGTGACGCCATTTGTGAAAATGCCCGGATTCTGGCCGTGGCCAATACATTTTGCGCACTGGTACGCACGCGTTCTTACCGTCAGGCCCATAGCGTGGAGCAGGCCCTGGAAATCCTTGAGGAGCAGCCGCCCAAATATGATATGCGGGTTATGGAGGCGCTCAGGCAGTTTTTACCAACCGAGCAGGGCAGGGCTTTCCTCGACTTGCTGGAAAATGATCGCGACAGCGAACCCGATATGAGTGGATAGGCCTTATGAGGTTATTATTTTTGAATTCCGTGTTCCCTGGCCGGTTTCGTTCCCTGGCCCAGGCATTTGGAACCCAGCGGGAAAATACAGTGCTTTTTCTGGCTGAATCCGGCCAGAAAACTACCATTCCCGGAGTACGCCGCCTGCGGCTGGCCCCCCCTTCTTCCTGCGACAGTGATGATCCGGCTGAAAGAGAAATCGTCACGCGACTGCGGCGTGGCGCACGGGCGGGCAATGCCCTGCTGGCGCTGCGCAAGGAAGGCTTTTTGCCAGACATCCTCTGCGCGTCGGCCAGCATGGGCGGCAGCTTCTACGTGCGCGACATTTTCCCAAAAGCCTTTTATGTGGGCCAGGCGGACTGGTTTTATACCCAGGGCGAGAGTCACTGTTTTTTTACCCGTGGCAAACCTCGCCCGGCTGCTGACTTTGCTCTGGCGCGGGTGGCCAACCTCTGGGAATACAACGCCCTAGGCGAGTGCGATCTGGCCGTGACTTCATCCCTGTGGCAGCGCGCGCAGTATCCCGACTTTCTGGCCAGCAGGCTGCATGTGGTGCACAGCGGCATCAATACCCGCTTTTTTTCGCCTTCAGAAAATCAGGAAGAACGCAGCGGTGAGCTTGTCAGTTTCTTTGGCCCCCCGCACGAGAGCGCGCGCGGTTTTCAGCAGTTCATCGCCTGCCTGCCCCGTTTGCTTGAGCAAAGACCCAATTGTCTTGTACTGCTTTCATGGCTGGAAAATGCGCAGGTCGGGGCACGCCCGGAATGCGCGGACGACAAACCTGCGCGCAAGTTGGAAGAAGAGGCCGCGCGCAGTGTGGACAGCCTGAACCTGACGCCGGATCAGCGCGTGCGCGTACACGTGCTGGGCCCGCGACCGCTGAAGGAATACCGTGAGCTTTTGCGGGCCTCCACGGTGCACGTGTATCTGGCAGCCCCCCACGCGCTGACCACGGGCCTGCTGGAAGGCATGGCCTGCGGAGCGTTGATTGTGGGCTCCGACACACCGCCAGTGCGGGAAATCATCCGTGACGGGGTCAACGGCTATTTATGCGACTTTTGGGATGCCGAGGCCATGGCGGTCACTATTGCGGATGTCCTGGAAAAATCCCCTTCCCTTGACCAGGTGCGCTCCAATGCCCAGCAGACAATCCTGCGGGAGTTTGACGGAGAAGTGCAGACACGGCGGCTCATGAGCCTCATTTTGCACAGCATGGATCAGGAAAAAACAGACAGGCGACCCGATCCCGATGAAAAGGGCGGGTCTGACTTCTAGAGCAATTTAACGTTTACATTGCTCTGACGGCTGGGTGAGCAGACGTCCGCTACGGAGGCGTAAGCGCAGTTTATCTGCGCAGATAAACTGCGCGGTTAAACGCCGAAGTAAGCGTGCCTTAAACTTTGAGAATGTATATTCTCAAAGTTAATCTGCTCCAGCAGGGTGCAGCGTGTTTTTGGGGCTGAGGCGGGGATGCAGAGGCAATGTCCTTCAGGCTGCAGCCACCTCAAGATGTAACTGCGCCGGAGCCATTGAGGGGCCAGGCTGTTCTGTCGGCTGGCGAACAGGGAATCGCCGTTACGGCGCAAGCGTAGATTGTCTGCGTTGTCATGGACGGAGCGGGCGGCTTAACATCTGTGAATAGTATTTTGGGGTGGCAGCGGCCTGTACGCAAAAATGCCCCTTCAAAAAAGCCTGCTGGCAGACAAAAATGCCAGCGCTTTTTTTTGAGGCGTATGCGTCAGGAGATCTGCATGGCCAGGCGGGCTTCAAATTCGTTTTCGGGCTCAGGCGTGGCGTAGTAGAAACCCTGGGCCTTGAAGCAGCCAAGCCGCATGAGAATGGCAGCCTGTTCAGCCGTTTCCACACCTTCGCAAATGACGGCCATTTCCAGTTCCAGGGCGAGCCTGATGATGCTGCCAAGCACTATCTGCGCCCTCTGCCCAGGCAGGTCGCGCTGCACGAAGCTGCGGTCGATCTTGATAACGTCCGCATTGAGCATCTGCACCAGACCCAACGAGGAGTAGCCTGAGCCGAAATCGTCAATGGCCGTCTTGAAGCCGAACTGTTTGAGCTGGATCAGGCGCAGCCAGGCAGCTTCGGGGTTCTTCATAATCGCGCTTTCCGTGATCTCCACTTCCAGCAAGTCGTGCGGAATGGCGTAGCGCCCGGCGATTTCAACCAGTTGGCGCGGGAATTCGGGGCGGTCAAAGTGCAGGCGTGAAAAATTGCATGAAACGGTGCGCAGGGGCAGGTTACGCAAGCGCCAACTCTGCATGGTCATGCAGACCTGCTCGAAAATGTGCATGTCTATGTCCACCACAAGGCCGTTGCGCTCGAACAGCGGGATAAAGCTGCCAGGCATGAGCAGGCCGTGGACAGGGTGGTTCCAGCGCACCAAAGCCTCGCTGCCGATAATGGCTCCCGTGCGCATATCTACCTTGGCCTGGAACCAGGGCACCAGTTCCCCTTCTTTGAGTGCGGTTTCAAGCCTGCCGTTGAGTTCCTGGTGCAGCAGGGCTTCCTGACGCATGTGTTCGTCATACAGCAGCACGTTGAAGGTGCTGTTTCGTTTGGCTTCGCGCCGTGCGTAGTTGGCAAGATCCAGCATGAGCTGCACGTCGCGGCCTTCTGTGCGGTTGACGGTATACGCGCCATAGACCGTGTTGATCCTGTAGGGCATTTCCAGCTGCTGACGCCAGCGATCCAGTTCATCATCCATGCGGCGCAGGCGGGCCTTCAGGTTTTCCCATCCGTCATAGCACAGGAGCAGAACGTACATATCGGCAGAAATACGCGCGCACAGTTCATTTTCGGCCACATTGTCGCGCAGGATTTCCGCGTAGGCGCACAGCAGCTGGTCGCCGGTGGAAAAACCGTACTGGTTGTTGATCGTCTTGAACTGGCAGATATCCCCGAACAGCAGGACATGCCCGTTGGCGCCGGCGCTTTTGAGAAGCTGGGTACAGTCCTGCCTGAATTTATAGAGATTGGAAAGGCCGGTAAGCGTGTCGCGGTGGAGCAGCATCTGTATGCGCTTGTTGCTGCTTGATTTGATGGCCAGGTTGATGCCCAGGAGCAGGGTGATGATGAGGGAGACCGCCATGAGGGTACTGAACGCTCCGAGGGGATACTGGGCAATGAACTCTTTGAGGGTGGTCTCGCGGTTGGGTACGCTGTGCTTGAGCACAAGGTCGTCAATTTGCTCTATGGGCAAAAATTGCAGACTTTTATCCACCACGGCAAACAGGCGGCTGTCGGCTTGCCGCGAAATGCCGACTCTGAGATCGTTTTCGTAGGTATCTACAGGGCTTATGACCAGGCCTGCATAACGGGGATTCTTGATAAGATAGTTGGCGGTGTAAATGTTGGAATAGGCCACGTCCGCTTTATTGTTGATAAGGGCGTCGAGACACTCGGCCAGAGTGCCGTGAAAGCTGATTTTTTTGTCGGAATTGTTTTCGGCCACGTGGGCCGAGAGCAGGTAGCCACGTTGCAGTGTTATGTGCTGGGGGGGGGCCGCATCGTCACGTCGGCGGATTTGCGCGGCGGCTGTTCGAAGGTAGGGGCGTGTGGTGCGGATTTGCAGTTTTTTGTCCCAGATAAAGCCGCCCGTCAGGGCGCATATGGCATCGATTTCGCCTCCAGTGAGCATACTCAGGGCTCGATCCTGGGGCATGGGAATGAATTTAAATTTAAGGCCGGTCATTTGCTGTATTTTTTTAAAAACATCCGCAACGATACCATAAAATTCATGTGTTTCTGGGTGGCTATATGTAAGTGGCACCCAGGTTGGGTCGTAGGCCACCGTGATCTCGTGGGCCTCACGAAGGAATGCCTGCTCCTCGGATGTAAAAACTTGTAGCTTTGCTATATTGGTTGACAGGTATTTGCCGTAAAGATCTTGTCCGTAGGAAGGATTGCGCAAGATGATTTTGTCCAGACCCGCATTCATCATGGCGAGGATTTCGGGCTTGCGCTTGTTGACGGCAATGTAAAAAGGTTCTGGCGAAAATTGTGCGATAATGCGAAAGGGATTGTTTTTGCCAAGGTTGCTGATGCCCACGCCGTCCAGTTCCTTGTCACGCAGGGCTTGCAGCAGGCTTTGCATGTCAATGTAGGGCACCAGCGTCAAGTTCAGGTTGTGATCACGCATAAAGGCTTCAAGGGCAGGGACGTTCTTGGTGTTGGCCAGAACGCCCACGCGCATGCCGTCCAATGCGGCATAGTCTTCGAAGGTGTAGCGTGCGTCATCTTCTCTGACGGTGATGGTCATGAAGGAATTGGCAAGGGGCAGGTTGGGAAAGAGCATCTTTTCGGCCCGTTCGGGCGTAAAAAAGGTGAAGGGTAAAAGGTCTATCTGGTCGTTTTCAAGCATT from Desulfovibrio sp. carries:
- a CDS encoding HlyD family type I secretion periplasmic adaptor subunit encodes the protein MHQRPQNTTAENMSAPVGQPQAGGSVPGDAQAKAPAQAPPAAGPAPAAAPVPGATPAAAPVPGALQPDFSAFFGQETSCEFLSPLPGQGAPFVTPAAFTQEGAIPAMPGVESEGDASMGGFAPAVIGDAWGEEGEMPKGDFAPMSSADGLAETGMQPLGPEEQRQGAVEESGPKAFLRELLLGGDHAQKPDKGFRQSVAETIERLRGGGAPKQPGQPQSNPGLFAAMDAPLNGLTPDDIQFASEVDAALARRPRFGVRALSISVAAMFLCLIIWAAFASVDEVTHAEGTVVGSQRTQTIQNLEGGILRAVLVHEGQIVDKGAILAQLDNEMAESAYRDAVTKAMENSLAILRLEAEIKGEPPVFPEHLEAWASKLIGRKVDENTLIRARQIIHDQENAYQARRVQLNAEIEVLESQYTQRMHDVEEQTARKVQLDRSLALSIEQRDTAYALVQRNNFSKLEYLGMQQRVVEIQGQIDGLAATIPKAQSAAEESRQRITSRRAEQASAITDEINKRRQELNSLRESLSAGRDRVTRTELRTPVRGTVKQIYISTVGGVVKPGEPIMDIVPLDDTLLVEAKVKPQDVAFLRPGQDVMVKVSAYDFSIYGGLEGKLESISADTIEDKKSEHFYLVKVRTQKNAITYHKELLPIIPGMVVTTDILIGKKTVLDYLLKPILKAKQNAMRER
- a CDS encoding EAL domain-containing protein — encoded protein: MKMFQFRTLLLVLSILLYSSLCPRAHAQEEAVRVGFFEFGDYMFRARSGQYQGLIFEFLQEISRTTGMRYKVVDCGNWTRSLEMLENDQIDLLPFTFFTPERAEKMLFPNLPLANSFMTITVREDDARYTFEDYAALDGMRVGVLANTKNVPALEAFMRDHNLNLTLVPYIDMQSLLQALRDKELDGVGISNLGKNNPFRIIAQFSPEPFYIAVNKRKPEILAMMNAGLDKIILRNPSYGQDLYGKYLSTNIAKLQVFTSEEQAFLREAHEITVAYDPTWVPLTYSHPETHEFYGIVADVFKKIQQMTGLKFKFIPMPQDRALSMLTGGEIDAICALTGGFIWDKKLQIRTTRPYLRTAAAQIRRRDDAAPPQHITLQRGYLLSAHVAENNSDKKISFHGTLAECLDALINNKADVAYSNIYTANYLIKNPRYAGLVISPVDTYENDLRVGISRQADSRLFAVVDKSLQFLPIEQIDDLVLKHSVPNRETTLKEFIAQYPLGAFSTLMAVSLIITLLLGINLAIKSSSNKRIQMLLHRDTLTGLSNLYKFRQDCTQLLKSAGANGHVLLFGDICQFKTINNQYGFSTGDQLLCAYAEILRDNVAENELCARISADMYVLLLCYDGWENLKARLRRMDDELDRWRQQLEMPYRINTVYGAYTVNRTEGRDVQLMLDLANYARREAKRNSTFNVLLYDEHMRQEALLHQELNGRLETALKEGELVPWFQAKVDMRTGAIIGSEALVRWNHPVHGLLMPGSFIPLFERNGLVVDIDMHIFEQVCMTMQSWRLRNLPLRTVSCNFSRLHFDRPEFPRQLVEIAGRYAIPHDLLEVEITESAIMKNPEAAWLRLIQLKQFGFKTAIDDFGSGYSSLGLVQMLNADVIKIDRSFVQRDLPGQRAQIVLGSIIRLALELEMAVICEGVETAEQAAILMRLGCFKAQGFYYATPEPENEFEARLAMQIS
- a CDS encoding HD domain-containing phosphohydrolase → MAQQDSSNKKSRNRTAAVIMLAFFAVMAVVVVIGANWYLQNSRARMLREVGQNLHVQTNNKVALLTVWSGALIEQVEVFVELDLLRLFTAEVDSSRLPAEVLLREAQKEGKGLSMSDPFADAESAEAQEDAVRAAEAISTSDPLSGLAPRLPMMVRQLKDFIDKNSFWAAYLVNADLEIYMSPGTPPVLTEAQRAFLEKAFKTGQPVFMPVRRQNGELVMDMAFPIKAPLYVDSSGDKVVSVLLASYNVLPVVKAVTRHSGGKEYSAAILQNFGEQLQRIDPTVREGFVDLPGWKLEAGRLPLEMRNEPGPGGTENEVNYTQALPVPRLPWLVEQGVEAARIDADYRSLRRNVIMGAGLIIALVGIMMAASWWWLVGRRERAVSDQLRRLYTVVNQQKQIMDGVNSALSSGIVLNDLNGVIFYANQSFARMAGKDINALRGHPHTDLGPDMARSLVTHTLAVHQSGHLSSFTETLMVDGYQRYFFTSCTPFRDEAGRMTGVVSVYSDVTDLAMAQQKAQRMVNQTVNAFVRAIETVDSYLRGHSALTAQLAVTLAYCLGKTDPVTLATLRTAANLSQIGMIQLPKELFTKSGMLTPEERALLQNHVEYAKHALEGIDFGLPVMEAIVQMYERMDGSGYPEGLSGDAICENARILAVANTFCALVRTRSYRQAHSVEQALEILEEQPPKYDMRVMEALRQFLPTEQGRAFLDLLENDRDSEPDMSG
- a CDS encoding glycosyltransferase; the protein is MLFLAESGQKTTIPGVRRLRLAPPSSCDSDDPAEREIVTRLRRGARAGNALLALRKEGFLPDILCASASMGGSFYVRDIFPKAFYVGQADWFYTQGESHCFFTRGKPRPAADFALARVANLWEYNALGECDLAVTSSLWQRAQYPDFLASRLHVVHSGINTRFFSPSENQEERSGELVSFFGPPHESARGFQQFIACLPRLLEQRPNCLVLLSWLENAQVGARPECADDKPARKLEEEAARSVDSLNLTPDQRVRVHVLGPRPLKEYRELLRASTVHVYLAAPHALTTGLLEGMACGALIVGSDTPPVREIIRDGVNGYLCDFWDAEAMAVTIADVLEKSPSLDQVRSNAQQTILREFDGEVQTRRLMSLILHSMDQEKTDRRPDPDEKGGSDF